A stretch of DNA from Variovorax paradoxus:
TGCGCAAGCGCTACATCGGCGACTTCAACCACGCGGTGCTCGCCACACGCGCTTCGGGCACGGGCAACAGCGCGCGCGCAATGGTCTACGCCGACGGCATCATGCTGTCGAACCCGCTGGGCAATGGCGCCACCTTCGCGCCGCGCTGGGGCATGGTGTCGCCCGACGAGATCGAGCGTGTCGACGTGCTCTACGGTCCGTTCTCGGCCGCCTACCCGGGCAACTCGGTGGGCGCCGTGGTCGACTACGTGACGCGCATGCCCACGCAGCTCGAGGCGCACGTCAAGCTCAGCGGCTTCGCCTCGAACTTCGACCTGGACAAGAGCCACTCGTCGCCGGGCGGCCAGCAGCTCGACCTGTCGCTGGGCAGCCGCAGCGGCGACTGGTCGTGGTGGCTCGGCGCCTCGCGCACCCACAGCAAGGGGCAGGCGCTGTCGTTCGCCAACCGGCTCGTCAGCGCGGGCACCGTCGGCACGGCGGGCACGCCCGTCACCGGTGCGGTGCTCGGGCTGAACCCGTCGAACCAGCCGTGGTGGCTGCTCGGCGGCACGACCGCTTACGACACGACCCAGGAGCAGGCCAAGCTCAAGCTGGCCTACGACTTCTCGCCCACGGTGCGCGCCACCTACACGCTGGGCGCCTGGCACAACACCACGCACGGCAGCACCGACACCTATTTGCGCGATGCGCTCGGGCAGCCGGTGTACGGCGGGCGCGTGAACCTCGGCGGGCGCACCTACACCCTCGACACGCCGGCCGCCGCCTTCGCGCCGACCGAGACGGCGCTCACGCACTACATGCACGGCCTCTCGGTGAAGAGCCACACGGGCGGCGTGTTCGACTGGGAAGTGGCGGCGAGCCTGTTCGACTACGCCAAGGACACCTCGCGCACGCCGACCGTGGCGTTGCCCGGTGCGTTCTACGGCGGCCCCGGTCGCACCACCGACATGGGCGGCACCGGCTGGCACACCTTCAAGGCCGCGGGCACCTGGCGGCCCACCGGCTCGGCCGAGGGCGTGGGCGCGCACGTGGTCGACTTCGGTGTCCAGCAAGACACCGCGCGGCTGCGCAGCGCCATCGGCAACACGCGCGACTGGATCGGCGGGCCGGCCGTGTCGCCGTTTTCCGCCTTCAACGGCAACACGCGGCTGCGCTCGCTCTACGTGCAGGACACCTGGCGCTTCGCCAAAGACTGGAAGACCACGCTGGGCCTGCGCCACGAGCGCTGGGAGGCGTACGGTGGCCAGCTCGGCAACGCGGCGCGGCTGCTCGACTTCGCGCCGCGCAAGAA
This window harbors:
- a CDS encoding TonB-dependent receptor, which gives rise to MAFPLGAPVWAQQQPPPPEAAAAPGRALGTVTISGGRPTSLPTQIPTTIEGVTAEQIAETVNATDAEDALKYLPSLLVRKRYIGDFNHAVLATRASGTGNSARAMVYADGIMLSNPLGNGATFAPRWGMVSPDEIERVDVLYGPFSAAYPGNSVGAVVDYVTRMPTQLEAHVKLSGFASNFDLDKSHSSPGGQQLDLSLGSRSGDWSWWLGASRTHSKGQALSFANRLVSAGTVGTAGTPVTGAVLGLNPSNQPWWLLGGTTAYDTTQEQAKLKLAYDFSPTVRATYTLGAWHNTTHGSTDTYLRDALGQPVYGGRVNLGGRTYTLDTPAAAFAPTETALTHYMHGLSVKSHTGGVFDWEVAASLFDYAKDTSRTPTVALPGAFYGGPGRTTDMGGTGWHTFKAAGTWRPTGSAEGVGAHVVDFGVQQDTARLRSAIGNTRDWIGGPAVSPFSAFNGNTRLRSLYVQDTWRFAKDWKTTLGLRHERWEAYGGQLGNAARLLDFAPRKNSFVSPKAALAWQATPDWLFKASTGRAVRMPTVSELYQGSIEGNRIVNTNPNLRPERSWTAELSAERDLKRWGFDGVLRTTLFFEHTKDALYTQALTNLVSTIQNVDAIRTRGLEVALNTVDAGIQGLDLGGSLTLTDSKITANSGFPASVGRDQPRVPKVRASLLATYRPDAKWSYTVGARYSGRQYGTLDNSDPNGMAFMGFSKFFVVDARIRYRIDRQWSAAVGIDNLNNRTYWAFHPYPQRTFVAELKFDL